A part of Fundulus heteroclitus isolate FHET01 chromosome 23, MU-UCD_Fhet_4.1, whole genome shotgun sequence genomic DNA contains:
- the lbx2 gene encoding transcription factor LBX2, translated as MTSGKDMKAGSVLQSGGEERRRAPLDQLPPPANSNKPLTPFSIEDILNKPSVKKSVASICPPRVLEKVTGSGAARNGISTPSSPLCALEELASKTFKGLEVSVIQAAEGREHLNAFGQRQTSKKRRKSRTAFTNHQIYELEKRFLYQKYLSPADRDQIAQQLGLSNAQVITWFQNRRAKLKRDLEEMKADVESLKKITPQTLQKLVSMESIEDAQGGGPGARSPSVSPTSQGHRAFPQSPSSSRDQTTDEFSEDDEEIEVDD; from the exons ATGACCTCCGGTAAAGACATGAAGGCAGGGTCTGTGCTGCAGTCCGGCGGCGAGGAGCGGAGGCGGGCTCCGCTGGACCAGCTGCCGCCGCCGGCCAACTCCAACAAGCCGCTGACGCCGTTCAGCATCGAGGATATCCTCAACAAGCCCTCCGTGAAGAAGTCGGTGGCCAGCATCTGTCCGCCGCGGGTGCTGGAGAAAGTGACGGGCTCCGGCGCGGCGAGGAACGGGATCAGCACTCCGTCCTCGCCGCTGTGCgcgctggaggagctggccagCAAAACGTTCAAGGGTCTGGAAGTCAGCGTCATCCAGGCAGCAGAAG GTCGGGAGCACCTGAACGCCTTCGGTCAGCGGCAGACGTCGAAGAAGAGGAGAAAGTCGCGGACGGCCTTCACCAACCACCAGATCTACGAGCTGGAGAAGCGCTTCCTGTACCAGAAGTACCTCTCTCCGGCCGACCGTGACCAAATCGCGCAGCAGCTGGGACTCTCCAACGCGCAGGTCATCACCTGGTTCCAGAACCGCAGGGCCAAGCTCAAGAGGGACCTGGAGGAGATGAAGGCGGACGTGGAGTCGCTGAAGAAGATCACGCCGCAGACCCTGCAGAAGCTCGTCAGCATGGAGAGCATCGAGGACGCGCAGGGTGGGGGCCCCGGGGCCCGGTCGCCCAGCGTCTCCCCGACCTCACAAGGACACCGAGCCTTCCCACAGTCCCCCTCCTCATCCAGGGACCAAACCACGGATGAGTTCTCGGAGGATGATGAGGAGATTGAGGTGGACGATTAA